TAGGTCTCGGTGGTGGTCGAGCTGTTGGGCGCGGCGAGCTTCGTCGGCAGCTGCCGCGGCTGGTCCAGGGTGGTCGTGGTCGTGGCCCACGTGCCGACGCTCGTGTTGCTCTGCACCTCGCTGGTGGGCAGTGTGCCGGTCGCGGGGGTGTAGGAGTCGGTGACGGTGTCGTTGCGGGCGTTGGTGGAGGACAGGAGCCGGCCGTAGGCGTCGTAGCCGGTCGGGGCGTCCGTGGTGCTCATGCTCGTGGTGAAGTTCTCCGTGGCACCCGTCCAGCCGCCCAGGGTCTCCGTCTTGGTCACATTGCCCGCGGCGTTGGGCAGTACCGCGGCTGTCTTGTCTCCGCCGTAGAAGTCCAGGGTGTCGGCGACGGTGTTCGCCGGTGTCTTGGCCGGGCAGCTGCCGGTGCCGATGCCTGTGGTGGAGTCGACGTCCACGGTGGTGGACTCGCCCGGTAGGCCGTCCATCGCGGACTCGGTGGAGGGTGCGGCGGCGTAGGTGACGGTGGAGCAGGTCTCGGTGGTGGAGGCGGTGCCCAGCAGGCTGGTGTCGCCCTGGGCTGGACCCCGACCACTTTCGTGGACACTGGAAGTAGTTCATCGCAGTGTCAAGTGGGAAGTGCACGATGGTTTCAAAGCGGAAGAAGTACGCTCCGGAATACAAGGCAGAGGCCGTAGAGCTTGTAGTGAGCTCCGGCCGGCCCGTGGCTGAGATCGCCCGGGACCTCGGCCTGAACGAGGGAACCCTCGGGAGCTGGGTAAATGCCGCAAAGAGGAGCGGAAGCATCAAAGACAAGCCGCTTACTATCGATGAGCGCGTCCATATGAAGGAACTCGAAGAGGAAAACCGAAAGCTCCGAATGGAGCGGGATTTTCTAAAAAAAGCAGCGGCGTGGTTTGCAAGCCAGAATCAATAAAGTTCGCCTTTATCCTGCAAGTCAGAGACGAGCAGGCTGGCAAGCCGCGCCGCTTCAGGTATCCCATCAACTTCATGTGCCAGATGCTGCATGTATCTCGAGCCGGCTTCTATGCGTGGATCGGCAGGGAGGAGTCCCGGCACGCGCGGCGCGATGTCGAGCTCACGCGACTCATCATCGCCATCGACAAAACGAATAAGGGAAGGTACGGAATCGATCGGATACACGCCCAGCTGGCCCGCCAGGGCGAGCGCGTGTCGCCCAAGCGTGTCCGGCGCCTGGCCAGGGCTGCTGGACTGGCCTGCGTCCACCCCAGCCCCTACAGGGCCACCACCCTCCAGGACCCCGCGAACCGACGGGGCCTGGTGGATCTCGTCGAGCGCAACTTCGTCCCGGAAAAGAAAGACCAAATATGGTACGGGGACATCACATATATTCATACCGCAGAGGGCTGGGCCTATATGGCCACGGTGATCGACGGATACTCGCGCAAGCTCATCGGCTGGTCCATCGCTGACAATATGCGTGAAGACATGGTGGTCCAGGCGCTCGATATGGCCATCCGCAACCGCCGGCCAGGCCAGGGAGAAGCCGTGATGCACACGGATCGTGGCAGCCAGTACACCGGCAGTAGATTTCGCGACCACTGCCTTGACAACGGGGTCATCCCTTCGGTAGGAAAGACGGGGATCTGCTTCGACAACGCTGCGGCCGAGTCCTTCAACGCAACCCTCAAGAAGGAACTCATTCACCTGCATGTATGGGCAACAATCAAGCAGGTCAAAACCGCCATATTTGAATATGTCGAGTCCTACTACAATAGAAGCAGGATTCAGCGGGAACTTGGCTACCTATCGCCCTATGAATTCGAGAGCAGGTCTACATTTAGCGCAGCACTAGCAGCATAGAAGACTGTCTTCGAAATCGGTCGGCCTCCAGTCCTGCCCCCCACCGCCGCCACCAACAACAAACCCGCGCTCCTGACCCTCGAGGACTACACCACCACCCCCACCCTGTGGGAGACCATCTTCACCAACACCAGCGCCCAGTCCTCGATCCTTCTGGCCGAGGGAAGCTACTGGAACGGCGTCACACTGCTGTCCCCCGGCAACGTCGGCGGCACCCCCGCCCTGTGGGTGCGGGACAACTCCTCCGGCTCACTGACCCAGTACCCCAACATCGAGTCCTGGGCCACCGCCACGACCGCCACCACCCAGACCACCGGCACCCCCACCGGCGGCACCACCTTCGCCACCGCCGGCTACAGCGCCCAGCAGTACCCGATGATCACCACCGACGGCCCCACCGACACCAGCAGCAACCCCGTCCTGTGGGCCGTCGACAGCACCGGACGCCTGACCTACCTGCCCACCACGCTGAACACCAGCACCCCGCCGGTACCCACCGTCGGAGCGCCCCAGGCACTGACCTCCACCGGCTGGTCGGACAACCTCCAGAACGCCGGAACCGCCCCCATCACCAACAACCCCGGCCCCGGCGACGTCTGGCCGCTTTCCGCCACCACCACCGGAACCGACATCGGCAGCAACCCCGCCGCCGCCACCGCGGTGACCTACGGCCCCGACTACGCCGGCCGCACCAACGGGGCCACCGTTTTCAACGGCACCAGCAGCACCATGACCACCACCACCCCCAGCCTGAACACCACCCAAAGCTTCACCGTCAGCGCCTGGGCCAAACTCAACAGCGACAGCACCTACGACACCGTCGCCTCACAGTCCGACACCCTCGGCTACGTCAACGGCTACTACCTCCAGTACTCACCCGTGTTCAGCGGCTGGGCGTTCGTCATGCCCGGCAACGACTCCACCACCCCCACCACCCTCCACGCAGGCACCGGCATCACCCCGGCCCTGGGCCAGTGGACCAACCTCGTCGGCACCTTCAACGCCGCCAGCGACACCATGAGCCTGTACGTCAACGGCCGCCTCGCAGGCACCGGAGCCGGCCCGACCACCCCATGGTCCGCGACCGGCCCCCTCGACATCGGCAGCGCCGGAAACACCAACTACTTCCCCGGCAGCATCTCCGACCTGCGCACCTACCAAACCGCACTGACCTCCGACCAGGTCGCCGCCATGTACAGCAGCGACACCGGCAACATCCTCTTCCCCTCCGACAGCACCCTCTACAACGCCGGCCTGAACAGCACCGGCACCGCCTGGAGCACCGCCAACGCCACCATGACGTTCAACAACGGCGTCCTGACCGTCACCAACACCACCGACGGCAGGACCTGGAGCGCCGGAACCACCGGCAACCCCGGCGCCCAGTTCGTCCTCCAGCAGAAGGACGGCAACTTCGTCATCTACCCCACCGTCGCCACCGCGACAGCACAAAGCGGCAGCGCCCTGTGGTCGGCCGCCACCTACAACAATCCCGACGACACCCTGATCCTCCAGAACGACGGCAACCTCGTCGTCTACAACACCGCCGGAACCGCCATCTGGTCCACCGGCACCTACTGACCCCAGCACCGAACAACGGGTGCCGCCGGATACGGATCCGGCGGCACCCAGCAGTGACCGACAGCAGGCCGCCCCACGACCAAGGTCGAGGAGCTGTCAGCATGGGGAACCCCGGTGCAGCGACCAGAGAACGCTGGGCCGATGAGGCCTTCGCGAGTGGATCGGCGAAGCGGCCCCAGGAATTTCACACCATCACCCATACCGTCGAGAAATGGATCAATAAAGTGCAGGAAAAAGTAATCTCAATCCCCGGCCGCAAGATGATGCTCTACTGGCTCTTTGCAGTGCTGGCCATCGTCGGAAACATCGGGCTGCTGATTCGCGGGCACCACGTCGGGGCATGGACGGGAAAATTTACCGAGGCCTGCATATTTACACTCATCTCCTGGGGCCTCTGGCACATCGCGAGCAGCTCCGAGATCCACTGCTCAGCCGACGGACTCATGTTCGAAGAGCCGTTCTCCAAGCGGGGCATCGGATGGAGCAAGATCGTGAGCATCAGCGGCGACGGTGTTGTCACAGTGAGAACCGGCGGGGAAGACGTCGACCTTCGGCCGTTCGGCTTGCGAGGGGGCATCTTCGGTGCGGGCGCATCGGTTCCGCAGCCCGTCCTCGATGAGATTGAGGAGTACCGCATCGGCGCCGGAAAGGGGAACCAGCACTGGATTGGAAATTCTGAATTCAATTTTCGCCCCAGAATGCTTGGGGTCATATTTCTATTCTATATGTGCGACTTCCTCATCCCGCACTTCGCATTGCACACCTAGTTTTACTGATCTTTAGTGAGATGCTTGACGATCTGTCAGGGCTGGCATAAGTCAGGTATGGGTACTTCGAGGTCGGCCCGGATGGGGCCGGTTGATCTTGAGCGGCGGCGGATGCTGGCTGCCGAGCTGTTCGAACAGGGTGTGAAGCAGGCGGAGATCGGTCGGTTGCTGGGGGTGTCCCGGCAGGCGGTCGGGCAGTGGCATGCCGCCTGGGTGACAGGTGGTGCGGACGCACTGGTGGGGCATGTCGGCCGGGCGGCCGCGTATCTGACGCTGGAGCAGGAGGAGGCCGTGCTGGCTGAGCTGAAGAGAGGGGCGCAGGCGTTCGGCTGGGAGGACCAGCGGTGGACGTTGGCGCGGATCGCCCGGGTGATCGAGGAGCAATTCGGGCCGCGGTACTCGTTGCCGGGGGTGTGGCTGTTGCTGCGGCGACTGGGGTGGTCGTGGCAGGTTCCGGTGACGCGGGCGACGCAGAGGGACGAGGAGGCGATTGCCGCTTGGCGCACGGAGACGTGGCCGGCGGTGTCCCATCCCGAGAGGCCGTTGAGCAGGGACGATGGATCGTCTTCGAGGATGAGGCGGGAGCCGCGCTGACAGGGGTGGTGCGCCGCACCTGGGGACCGCGGGGCGTGACGCCCGTGATCAGGCTCAGCGGGGCGCGCGGGATGCGGGAGAACATGGTGGTCTTCGTCGCCTATCGGCCCGGGAGTGAGCCGCGGATGTTCGCCTGGCACAAGAGCCGGGAGGGGTACACGAAGGAGGACTTCCCCCTGTTGCTGACGATGCTGCACGGGCGGTTGCGCGGCCCGGTGACGCTTATCTGGGACAACTACTCCAGTCACACCGCCGGTGTGGTGCGGGAGTGGGCGCGGGGGCAGGCGAGTTGGCTGCGGACGGTCCCACTGCCTGCGTACGCACCCGAGCTGAATCCCGTGGAGCTTCTGTGGAAGATCGTGAAGGACGCGCTCGCGAACCGCGCATTCCGTTCGATTCACGAGCTCACCGAGGCGGCCGACGCCGCCCTCGCCAAGATCAAGCACGCGCCGCACCTTCTCCACGGATTCCTTGCCGGAACCGGACTGAAAGTCGCCACAATTGCGTCAAGCAGCCAGTAAAAGATCAGTAGTACTGCAGCCGTAGATCCAGATTGTCTGGATCGGTATCGTCGCCGTATGGCTGAACTGCTCCGGTTGAACTCGCTGACTCCGCAACGGGGTGACGCTTCATGATCCTCGCGGTACGACAGATCCAACACCGTTGCGTTTACCGGCGGCGGCGTGATGCAAGTCCTTGTTCCATGATCTGGATCCGGATGTCGAGGGTGTAGTTCTGTGCCTTCTGCGGGTGCCGACCTGCGTTCGGTGCGTATTTGCTGGTGGTGTTCTTGCGGCTGCGGGCCTTGACCCGGTGGCGGGGGATGGCGGGGAGCAGGTTGTTCAGGACGGCTCGGCCGATTGCTCCCACCAGGGCTGCCGGTCCGGGCGGGAGTACGCCGGTGGTGGACCCCGACCACCTTCGTGGCAAGGCCGCGAAGTTAGGGCCTGCCGCGGATCAAAGCGTTGCTTCCCCTTCTGGGCCTCGTTGTTGTGGTATGGGCACATCTATGGAGACCGAGGCGTCGCTAACGGCGAAGTTCGATGCGCTGTTCCCGCACTTGGACGAACGGCAACGCCGTCTGCTGGCTGGGGCAGAGGCGAGATCGATAGGGCACGGCGGGATCCGGGTGGCGGCTCGGGCTGCGGGAATGCGCGAGGGCACCGTCTCGCGCGGAGTGGACGAGTTGGACTCCGCAGCGGAGCCGCTCGGCCGGGTCCGCCGTCCCGGTGGTGGTCGCAAGAAGCTGGCCGACCTGGACCCGGAACTGGTCCCCGCGCTGCTGGCGCTGGTCGAGCCGGACATGCGCGGGGATCCGATGTCGCCGCTGCGCTGAACGACGAAGTCGACCAGGAACCTGTCGCGGGAACTGACCGCGGCCGGTCACCGGTGTTCGGCCGACACCGTCGCCGGCCTCCGACCCGGTCGGCGTCGAGCAGGAGATGTGGGCACTGCTGACGCTCTATCAGGCCCTGCGCATCGCCATGGTCGCGGCCGTGGAATCCCGGCCCGGTACCGACCCCGACCGCGCCGCCTTCACCACCGCCCTGGAATCCGCCCGCGACCTGCTCATCGCCGCCCGCGGCGTCCTGCCCGACAATCTCATCGACCCGGTCGGCGACATCGGCCGCGCCGTCCTGGCCGACCTCCTGCCCGCCCGCCGACCCCGCACCAGTACCCGCCGCGTCAAATGCCCGCTCTCGCGCTACCAGTCCCGGCCCGTCGACCCCCGCCCCGAGACCAGCCAGAAGATCACCACTGTCACGATCACCGTGCACGAGCCGAACGACATACCGCCCCTGACCGCCACCCAGCCAGCCCACTCATGGAGCGCCCAAGCCCGTCGGCTCCAGGCGGACCCCGGGACGCCACCGGGGTCCGCCGCCCGCACCAGCACCCGGGAACGCGTGCTCACGCTCCTGCGCACAGATCCCCAGCGGGACTGGCGAACCCGCGACATCGCCCAGACAGTGGACATAGAGGCGACAGGGTTCGACGCCTTCCGGAAGCAGATGCTCCGCTGGAGCAAACAGGGCATGATACGCAAAACCGGCCCAGGGACCTACAGGCTCACCGAACCAACTACCAGCCCTTGACACCGCCACCAACCGCTTAACTTCGCGGCCTTGCCACGAAAGTGGTCGGGGTCCACTCGCCGAGGAGACCGGTATCCGCCCCGAGCTCGTCGTCCCCATCCAGGACACGCCGCGCCACATCGACGTCCACCCCATCCCCGCCAACCCGGCCAAGGGCGAAGGCGACCACCAGCACTTCGACTTCCGCTTCGCCTTCTCCACCAACGCCGACGTCGCCGAACTTCAGGCCGAGGAGGTCACCGACGCCGCCTGGCGCGGCATCGAGACCATCACCGACGAGCGCCTGCGCGGTCGCGTCGCCGCCGCTGTGCGCTGAGGCCCTGGGCCAGGTGCCCGGACGGGCCCCGGCGGCGCCGACGAAATCCGGTGGCAGTGGACCGGGGGGCCTGCTTAGGGTCGGGCCATGACCACCCGCATCTTCCGGATCACCGTCCGCGGCGCCTTCGACGGACTCGACGCCGACCAGCGCGCCGAACTGCTCGCCGAGGCCCCGGAGCACGACGTCCTCAAGGCGGCCTTCACCCCCGAGGGCCAGCTCACCTACGACCTCGCCGCCCGGCCGTTCTTCACCTTCCGCTTCTCCGACTCCGGCGAGGCCGAGGAGGACATCGTGGGTGCGACCGAGCGCGCCGAAGCAGCCGCCCTGCGCTGGCTGGCCGAGCGCGGTTACGGCTGGAAGAACCTCAAGTCCTCGGCCGAGGACCTTTCCCAGGCCCCGCTCGCCAAGCGCCAGCGCCAGGCCGCCGCCCGGGGGCTCTGACCTCGGCGGCGCACGTCAGCTCAGCAGCGGGAACCGGGCGTCGGCGGGGGTCCCGGCGCGGGCCAGGCCGGTGCGGGAGCGGACGCCGAGCTTGCGGTAGACGCGGGAGAGCGTGCCCTCGACCGTCTTCACGCTGACGAACAGCGCCGCGGCCACCTCGCGGTTGGTCGCGCCGCCGGCCACCAGGTCGGCGACGCGGCGTTCGCTCGGCGTCAGGTCCACGGCCAGGCCGTCCCGTTCGCCCGGGTCGAGCCGCTCCTGCTCCTGGCGGACCCGGGCCAGCAGGGGCTGGGCGGCGTGGTCCCGGCACAGCTGCTCGGCCTCGGCCAGCACCGCCCGGGCCACCGAGCGGTGCCGGGCCCGGCGTTCGACGCTGCCCCAGCCCGCGAGCGTACGGACCAGGTCCAGCGGCAGTTCCACGGTCCGCAGCCGCGCGGCCGAGCGGCGCAGCACCGCCACGCCCTCCTCCGTCCGGCCGACGGCCGCCAGTGCCAGCCCCTCGGAGCGCTCCACGGCCGCGAGCGCCCCCTCGGCCCAGCCGCGCGGCCACTCCGCGGCCAGGGTCCTCGCCTCCGTCAGCACCCGCTGTGCCTCGGCGGGTTCGCCGAGCAGGGCCAGCGCCTCGGCCAGGTCGGCGAGGCGCCGGACCGCGTCCGGGTCCGCCAGCTCCATCGCCGCCGAGAGCTCACGGGCGTGCTGCAGCACCTCGGCCGCCTCGGCGGCTCCGGGCGCGCTGCCGCCGAGCAGGTGGGCCGCGCCCAGCACGCCGAGTGCGCGGATCTGGAACAGCCGGTCGCCGTCGGCGCTGCAGCCGTCCACGGCGGCGCGGGCCAGCCGGACCGCGCGCGGCACGCTGCCGCCGACGCTCTCCGCCAGCGCGGCGATGTAGTGCCCGAGCGGTGAGTCGAGCTGCGCGTCGGCCAGCAGCCGGGTGCCGCGCTGGGCCGTGGCCAGCGCGTTGCGGCAGTCCCCGGCCCGGGACTGGATGCGGACCTGGGCGACGACGGTGGACAGCAGCTCCTCCACCGCGCCGGCCTCCCGGGTCCGCTCGGCGAGGGCCTCGATCCGCTTGCGGGCGGTCGCCACCCGGTCGGCGTCCAGGTCCACCAGCGCCCGGCGACGGACCAGGGACGCGCTCGCCGCCGCGCCGTCCGCGAGAGACGCCCCGTCCAGCCGGAACGCCGAGGCCAGGGCGGTCTCGGCGGCGGCCGGCCGGCCCCGCATCGACTGGACGGTGGCCAGCAGTCCGAGCGCGTCCACCTGGGTCGCCCGGTCGTCGGCCCGCGCCGCGAGGGCGACGGCGCGTCCGGCCTCGACCCCGGCTCCGGCCGTACGCCCGCCCAGCAGTTCCCTGACGGCGGACCAGAACCGCAGCCGGGCCTGCAGGCCCGGCTCTCCGGCCGCGTCGTTCAGTCCGCCCTCGATCAGCGAGCCGGTGTCGTCCAGGGCCTGGCCCGCCGTCTCCAGCAGCGCCAGCCGGGCGTGGACGCGGCGGACCGCGTCCGGCGTCTCGGCCAGCACTCGGTCGGCGGCGCGGCGGGCGTCCTGGTGCCGTCCGGCGTCGGCGGCGTGCGCGGCCACGGCCAGCAGCCGCTGGTGACGGTCCTCGGACCGGTCCGCGGGGGTCCGGTCGACGGCGAGGACGGCGAGCTCGTACGCGGCGTCGGCCGCCCCGCCGCGCCGGGCGGTGGCCGCCGCGGCGGCGAGGACTCCGGCGACGTGCTGGTCCTCGTAGGGGTGGGCGAGCGCCAGATGGCGGGCGCGCTCGACCGGCTCGGCCAGCGTCCGGGACAGCGCGGCGTGCACCGCGATCCGCTCCCGGGCCGGCGCCTCGGCCCGGATCACGGCGGCCACCAGCGGCGCCGACAGCCGTACCCGTCCGTCCGCGCCGACGGCGGCGAGCCCGCGCTGCTCGGCCTCGGCCAGCGCGGACGCGGGGTCGGGCAGCCCGGCGGCGCGGAGCAGTCCGAGGCCGGGCCGGTCGGCGACGGCCGCGACCAGCAGCGCGGCCCTGGTCCGCGCCGAGAGTCCGTCGAGCCGTCGGCGGACCGGGGCGCTGAGGCTCTCCGGGAGCAGCGGTTCGCCGGCAGGGGCGGCCAGGTGGGCGGCGTCGGCGGCGGCCTTGGCCAGCTCGCGGGCCTGGAACGGGTTTCCGGCGG
The Streptacidiphilus albus JL83 genome window above contains:
- a CDS encoding transposase, with the protein product MVSKRKKYAPEYKAEAVELVVSSGRPVAEIARDLGLNEGTLGSWVNAAKRSGSIKDKPLTIDERVHMKELEEENRKLRMERDFLKKAAAWFASQNQ
- a CDS encoding IS3 family transposase — protein: MVCKPESIKFAFILQVRDEQAGKPRRFRYPINFMCQMLHVSRAGFYAWIGREESRHARRDVELTRLIIAIDKTNKGRYGIDRIHAQLARQGERVSPKRVRRLARAAGLACVHPSPYRATTLQDPANRRGLVDLVERNFVPEKKDQIWYGDITYIHTAEGWAYMATVIDGYSRKLIGWSIADNMREDMVVQALDMAIRNRRPGQGEAVMHTDRGSQYTGSRFRDHCLDNGVIPSVGKTGICFDNAAAESFNATLKKELIHLHVWATIKQVKTAIFEYVESYYNRSRIQRELGYLSPYEFESRSTFSAALAA
- a CDS encoding LamG-like jellyroll fold domain-containing protein → MRDNSSGSLTQYPNIESWATATTATTQTTGTPTGGTTFATAGYSAQQYPMITTDGPTDTSSNPVLWAVDSTGRLTYLPTTLNTSTPPVPTVGAPQALTSTGWSDNLQNAGTAPITNNPGPGDVWPLSATTTGTDIGSNPAAATAVTYGPDYAGRTNGATVFNGTSSTMTTTTPSLNTTQSFTVSAWAKLNSDSTYDTVASQSDTLGYVNGYYLQYSPVFSGWAFVMPGNDSTTPTTLHAGTGITPALGQWTNLVGTFNAASDTMSLYVNGRLAGTGAGPTTPWSATGPLDIGSAGNTNYFPGSISDLRTYQTALTSDQVAAMYSSDTGNILFPSDSTLYNAGLNSTGTAWSTANATMTFNNGVLTVTNTTDGRTWSAGTTGNPGAQFVLQQKDGNFVIYPTVATATAQSGSALWSAATYNNPDDTLILQNDGNLVVYNTAGTAIWSTGTY
- a CDS encoding winged helix-turn-helix domain-containing protein; this translates as MGPVDLERRRMLAAELFEQGVKQAEIGRLLGVSRQAVGQWHAAWVTGGADALVGHVGRAAAYLTLEQEEAVLAELKRGAQAFGWEDQRWTLARIARVIEEQFGPRYSLPGVWLLLRRLGWSWQVPVTRATQRDEEAIAAWRTETWPAVSHPERPLSRDDGSSSRMRREPR
- a CDS encoding transposase; amino-acid sequence: MRRTWGPRGVTPVIRLSGARGMRENMVVFVAYRPGSEPRMFAWHKSREGYTKEDFPLLLTMLHGRLRGPVTLIWDNYSSHTAGVVREWARGQASWLRTVPLPAYAPELNPVELLWKIVKDALANRAFRSIHELTEAADAALAKIKHAPHLLHGFLAGTGLKVATIASSSQ
- a CDS encoding DUF6204 family protein gives rise to the protein MTTRIFRITVRGAFDGLDADQRAELLAEAPEHDVLKAAFTPEGQLTYDLAARPFFTFRFSDSGEAEEDIVGATERAEAAALRWLAERGYGWKNLKSSAEDLSQAPLAKRQRQAAARGL
- a CDS encoding AAA family ATPase translates to MPSAGVGTRPTRLLGRDAFLATARAASVPGSGVLLTGPTGIGKSAVLRVLAEEAAAAGARVLRCAPTAEDAGLPHAALSDLLRTVAEREYAQLRPYRRQALDAALLRGEPPRADRPHADQPRADQPRAEQPCPDQPCADRPCTGTDRFALRLAVADVLELLAAETRVLLVLDDLPHLDPGSADVLAHVAHRAADLGVTVLAARSGGAADGAAAPPRLHPPGAAELTVPPLTDSAIAALVADEIGEPDPDTLRRILHLAAGNPFQARELAKAAADAAHLAAPAGEPLLPESLSAPVRRRLDGLSARTRAALLVAAVADRPGLGLLRAAGLPDPASALAEAEQRGLAAVGADGRVRLSAPLVAAVIRAEAPARERIAVHAALSRTLAEPVERARHLALAHPYEDQHVAGVLAAAAATARRGGAADAAYELAVLAVDRTPADRSEDRHQRLLAVAAHAADAGRHQDARRAADRVLAETPDAVRRVHARLALLETAGQALDDTGSLIEGGLNDAAGEPGLQARLRFWSAVRELLGGRTAGAGVEAGRAVALAARADDRATQVDALGLLATVQSMRGRPAAAETALASAFRLDGASLADGAAASASLVRRRALVDLDADRVATARKRIEALAERTREAGAVEELLSTVVAQVRIQSRAGDCRNALATAQRGTRLLADAQLDSPLGHYIAALAESVGGSVPRAVRLARAAVDGCSADGDRLFQIRALGVLGAAHLLGGSAPGAAEAAEVLQHARELSAAMELADPDAVRRLADLAEALALLGEPAEAQRVLTEARTLAAEWPRGWAEGALAAVERSEGLALAAVGRTEEGVAVLRRSAARLRTVELPLDLVRTLAGWGSVERRARHRSVARAVLAEAEQLCRDHAAQPLLARVRQEQERLDPGERDGLAVDLTPSERRVADLVAGGATNREVAAALFVSVKTVEGTLSRVYRKLGVRSRTGLARAGTPADARFPLLS